In Castor canadensis chromosome 11, mCasCan1.hap1v2, whole genome shotgun sequence, a single genomic region encodes these proteins:
- the LOC109674273 gene encoding olfactory receptor 2T1-like encodes MIGSMKMYNTSSTDFVFMGLFSKQETSGLLFAIISVIFFTALVTNGIMIFLINTDLWLHTPMYFLLSHLSFIDMMYISTIVPKMLVDYLLGKRTISFVGCTAQHFLYLTLVGAEFFLLGLMAYDRYVAICNPLRYPVLMSHRVCWLIIAGSWFGGSLDGFLLIPITMSFPFCSSREINHFFCEAPAVLKLACADTALYETVMYACCVLMLLIPFSVVIASYARILTTVHHMSSVEGRKKALTTCSSHLTVVTLFYGAAMYTYMVPHYYHSPAQDKVFSVFYTILTPMLSPLIYSLRNKDVAGALRRTLGTFKGSQQVSERGF; translated from the coding sequence ATGATAGGATCAATGAAAATGTATAACACATCATCTACAGACTTCGTCTTCATGGGACTGTTCAGCAAACAGGAAACCTCAGGCCTTCTCTTTGCCATAATCTCTGTCATCTTTTTCACTGCACTGGTGACCAATGGGATCATGATATTCCTGATTAATACAGATTTATggctccacacccccatgtacttcctCCTCAGCCACCTATCTTTCATTGACATGATGTACATCTCCACCATTGTACCCAAGATGCTGGTTGACTACCTGTTGGGTAAAAGGACCATTTCCTTTGTGGGATGCACAGCACAGCACTTCCTCTACCTTACCCTGGTGGGAGCTGAGTTCTTCCTACTGGGTCttatggcctatgaccgctatgttgcCATCTGCAACCCTCTGAGATACCCTGTCCTCATGAGTCACCGGGTCTGTTGGTTGATCATAGCAGGTTCCTGGTTTGGGGGCTCTTTGGATGGCTTTCTTCTCATCCCCATCACCATGAGCTTTCCCTTCTGCAGTTCTCGAGAGATTAACCATTTCTTCTGTGAGGCACCTGCTGTGCTGAAGTTGGCATGTGCAGACACAGCCCTTTATGAAACAGTGATGTATGCGTGCTGTGTTCTTATGTTACTGATTCCTTTCTCTGTGGTGATAGCTTCCTATGCCCGAATTCTGACCACAGTCCACCACATGAGTTcagtggaagggaggaagaaggcacTCACCACCTGTTCATCTCACTTGACCGTGGTGACCTTGTTCTATGGGGCCGCCATGTACACCTACATGGTGCCACACTATTACCATTCACCAGCCCAGGACAAAGTATTCTCTGTGTTCTACACCATCCTCACACCCATGCTGAGCCCTCTCATCTATAGCCTGAGAAACAAGGATGTGGCTGGAGCACTGAGGCGGACACTAGGAACGTTCAAGGGTTCTCAGCAAGTGTCAGAAAGGGGCTTTTGA